In Oryza sativa Japonica Group chromosome 8, ASM3414082v1, the sequence ATATTATCTTCATATCTTCCTATTGGTTCAACTTTTAGTCTACGATGCTATCATAGGAGTAGCAGGATGCTATACGCAATGGTGCTATATTATTTGAATCGGTAGCTAAGGGTCTCTTATTCCACTATAGGTGATATAGTTTTATTAGAATTGCTAGCTAaaaaatctactccctccgtactaaaATATAAGCGTTTTTAGACTCTGACACGGTCTCCGAGATGTTACTTTGACTAAcgatatctataaaaataaaatgttttaaataaaaagagtcgCGTATTATAATACTTTGTTAGTAATATCATTTTTAcatggttgattttttttatatttttgctattaatagttaaagtttaaaatgtttgacttgtcactatactaaaattgtttatattttaggatagaggaaGTATGTGGTTTAATGCTCAATATTAAAGGGGAGTCGGAGATTTTTCCCATCACCCTTTTTCTCACTTTGatcttaccttttttttaataaacttatGGCTCTGTGCCATCACCCTTTTTctcattttaatttatttttatcttacCCTTTTTTAGCCATACACCCTTTTTCTCACTTTGatcttacctttttttttaataaacttatGGCTCTGTGCCATCACCCTTTTTctcattttaatttatttttatcttacCCTTTTTTAGCCAAACTTATGGCTCTGtgtcttttctcattttgatttatttttatcttacCCTTTTTTTAACAAACTTATGGCTCTGTGtgtcttttctcattttgatttatttttatcttacCCTTTTTTTAACAAACTTATAGCTCTGTGTCTCATGATAGAAGCTGGAAATGTAATCCATTTCTATTATTAAAAGATGGTATGTCAAGTTGAATCGATTGGTTATTTCGTcctaaataataataaaacttTGCCCATAATTATAGAGATTaaaaagaggaggaaggagattgGCAAGCCCCAGGTGTacatggaaaagttgaaaacaaACCACCAAATAGCTGAAGTCCATGGTACGTAGATGGCTTACAACCATACAAAGGCCACACATTTTTCTACATCAACAGTTCAACATAAGAACAAGGGCAGCCATGTCCGTACACCGCCAGTCAGTCCCATCCGATCCGGCCATCCCATGCACAAATCGAGCATGCCACGTTATTCAAGCATTTCTCACAGAGCCACACTAGCAGATTCCGGTCTGCTTCTTCTTCACCTGGTCCCTCCAGTACGCGAAGATCTCCCTCTCGGTCTCCAGGACGCTCTTCTTGGTGACCACGCCATCGTCGCCCGATTGCTGCTTCGCGATGGCGCTGGAGATCTTCAGCACCTGGGCCGAATGGGCGTCCAGCTCGTGCAGGATCTTGACGATGTCCGAGACGAGCCGCTCGGCGAGGCTCCGGCTGAAGTCCTCCCTGATGACGacgcggaggacggcgacgtGCTCGGCGTTGGCCGGCATGGTGTACGCCGGCACGATCCAGCCGAACCTCCTCAGGTGCTCGGAGATGTCGAACACGGTGTACCTGCCGCTGTCCTTGAGCGAGAACGCCACCAAGGGCACACCGGCCTCCTTGGAGAGGATTTCGAATCGACCAGTCGCCTCTATGCCTTCCCTTAGTATTGCTGTGTTCTCCATGCAATTCTGCATGATGTTCTTGTATCCCTGCAGAAAGAAACCAAAATAGTTCTAAATGGCCAGAAACTCTCTTTTTTATGTGAGGAAGAGCGTTTATATGAGCGCCTGCGTGGATACTATCTGGTTTCTGAAGTCACAACAACCATGTTTGTTGTTCTTGTCAAAAACCTGTCCCAATCTTAATAAACTGGCAGCGGGTCCTTGCCGCCGGCTCGGCAAAGAAAATGTTCTGCAGTTTCCATGAGGGATATGAAGAAAAGTAAAGTACCTCGAATCCCAGGCGTATTAGTTGATAGTACTGTGCGATTATCTGGCTGGAACCTACACAATATTGCCTTGAACTTGGTTTGTTGAAATACAAAAGAATTAAAGTTTGGTGATGAAACTACAAGAAAATGTATGTACCTTTGGAGAAGTTCAGAGTGAACGTCGGCTGGTCTGTCCCCAGATAGTTTATATGGAAAATGAGTTCTTCAGGCAAATCCTCTTTGCTTCGCCAAATGACCCAACCAACACCTGGATACACAAGGCCATACTTGTGCCCACTGACATTGATGCTCTTCACCAGTGGTAGCCTGAAGTCCCATTCAAGCTCAGGGTATAGAAAAGGTGCTATAAATCCTCCACTTGCTGCATCAACATGAATTGGCACATCCCACCTGCATGTTTTGTGTAACAGATTAACTACCTTGCAAGAAGTGTGGCCAATTTATGTAAGATGAgttgcaaataaaaaatttgtatacatttttgttttcttttggcaCACACAGCTGAGCATAAAAACAAGTAATGAGGGATTGACAAAAGAATAGTTAAGTAATCTGGTCACAACAGGTTACCAGTTTTCCTGGTCATACCGATCGACCTCCAGAGACAACCTAAAGCATGCATATTGCTAGCTGTTGCATTGCGCAGATAGTTGATTGACTAAAGAACAGATAAAATGCATACCCAGTTTCCTTATTCTTTTCTGTTAGGAGATTATTCAATAACTTAACATCCTCAAACTCTCCAGTGAGAGTAGAGCCCAAGATGGCCGCAACGCATATAGTGTTCTCATCCACCATTTCAACAGCCTTTACAGGATCCATGACATAGTATCCTTCACTGAGCTTAACCTCCTTCAGTTCTACTTCAAAATATCTGGCAAATTTCTCCCAGCAAACCTAGGAACACGGGGAATCACCACAGGCCTTTTTCTTAGATAACTATAATGGCTAAGATAAAAACACTTCACATGACAATGAAACAAAAATACCTGAACATTAGCACCAGTAACAATGTTGGGTTTGTCACATGGCTTCCCCTGTTCCTTCCGTTTGTTTTGCCACTTCCTCTTGAATGCCAGTCCTGCAAGCATAATTGCTTCTGAGGATCCCACCGTCCCAACTCCAATAGCTGTTTCATCCTCCTTGATTGGTGCATTGAACAGGTGAGCTATCATATTCACACAACGGTTCTGCAAAAGTACATGCAAGTAGTCAGCAAACAATAGTTAGATGTAGctattattctttttttctgaatGAATATGTCATTAGCTTGACTAAAAAATGACTAAATCAAGACTGTGTGTTAACAAAAAAAGCTgaaacatgataaaaaaaagccCTGGTAAAAATCAATAAATAGCCAGTAAGTTAACTTTCCAAATAATACAAATGTACAGTGAGAAGAGAGCAGTAGAACTTTATTTGAATGTGGTTTCAGTTTCaacttaaaaagaaattacagcaaAAAATGTGATACCTCTTAGTATCTCCCTTTCCCTTTAagaacagcaaaaaaaaaatctcacaaaACAAAGGTTTGATAAAATGCCATTGTTATCCGTATGTAGCAGTACTCTCTAACATCAAATGGCAGTTCCATAAAGATGAATCTGAATTTCCAATTCCCTGCTGGCATGGTTGGAGTCATTTTGAATACAAGGTGAATGGTAAAACTTCCCCTTTTCTACATTCAGTAAACAAAAATGTTCTTTCTAGAACATATTCAGTAAAAATGTTGTGATCAGCAACAAGCTGAAAACTGTCCAGGATTGTTGGTTATGGACCCAGAAAAGTCCAATCACATCAAAAAGTATGATGTGTCATAACTTGTCCATAACCTAATTATGATCAGCTATCAACTGCCCAAATAACAGGTGTTAGGATCCTTATCCTTCCATCCTTGCGAAGTGGAGTACTAGAGCTGTACTAATTAGTTCCACAAAATTAATTATTCCTTAAGACTAGAGCTGAACTAAACAGAGGAATTCAATCAACTATGCTGGTGCGCGAATCTCAAAGCAAATCTCACAACGGGAGTACGTAACATTACTTGTGTTGAAACAGGATTCCCCCCATATATATGTtctccctccgggttgataatacttgtcgttttggacaagggcacggtctccaaaaaaaacaactttaactattattttttattataatatgtataaaattgttagcaaatatatgatcttattaaaataatttttaagactaatctatacatatagtcACCATAATAGTCACCATatttaaaagacaaatattttaaaaatgatttataatcaaagattctaaagtttgacttcaCCCTTGTCCAAAAGggcaagtattatcagcccggagaACAAAATAGAAGAAAGATCCCATGTGGTTTAATTCCGACCTGGAGCTCCGTGGTGACAGGGTACTCGTCCATGTCGACGTAGTTCTTGTTAACGGAGTCCATGATGAGCTTGTCGCACTCGGGCTCCATCCACGTGGTGACGAAGGACGCCAGGTTCAGCCGCGGGTTCCCGTCCAGCATCAGCTCGTCGTTGATGATCTGGTACGCCGCCTCCCTCGGGATCGACTGCTCCGGCATCCTGAACCTGCACACTCAACAACGAagcaatcgatcgatcagcaCAGCCCCGCGCGGCGCCCAAATTGGCCAAAACCCAACCGAGAGATCGGAGCATGCAGCCAGCACCGCGGCAGCGTCTCGCAGGCGTAGCGCGTCGCGAAGGTGCAGCGCACGGCGTCGTCCCGGCCGGAGCTCGCGTGCGAGAGCACCATGGCGCCCGCCGGCTTGCTAGCTGCTCGATCCTCTTCTCTCTCGATCACAGACTCTCTCTACTGCCTAGCAAGGGAAACTCGGTAGGCGCGGTGGAACCAATCGAAGTGGATTGGCTAGCAGTGTGGCAACCGTACTACTAATAGTGGAAGATTAGAAGTGACAACAACTGATGTCTGCTGAGATGAAAcgacgtggtggtggtggtgctaaGTACTAACCGCGGGAGCGGGTCGCGGACGTAGCGGGAGGCGAAGAAGGTGGAGTACTGCACCGGCTGGGCCGTGTCCGAGTCGGTCGCGGCCACGCTCACCACCATCGCTGTTGCGGGCGGTTCACCGGGACAGcgacgccggccgcgcgcgggaCGCGGACGAGGGAATCGAGTTCTTCGCGACGCTgcttctggtggtggtggtggtgtgagGTGTGCGTGTGACGCCGCGAGTGGCGAGTGGGAGACAACTCGGGGCCCGGGCGCGACGGGGACGTGGGCTTCTTCGGATGCCGTGTGGTGGTGTGGCCGCTTTGTTTAGTGAGGCGTTGCGACACGTTGGCGAGGCACGCGTCGGCACGGCGAGGCGCCCGCGCTCCGAGTTGTCCCGGTGTCGGGGCTGCGTTTGTTTCTCCAATAAGAGGTGATGAAATTTCGTATATCCGTGGCACACtcttcaaactgctaaacggtatatttcgtGTGAATgaaagttactctaaaatataagattaatttattttttaaatttataataattaaaacttaattaatcatgtggaACAATCAATCTTTATCTTCGTGTTCATCCTCAGGAGATTCAGCACCACCTTTATCGAGTGGAGGAATTCCCAGGCGCGATCGATCCGATGGTGCATGTCAGTTTCGCTTTCGCGAGCTTTATTATATATGGAGTTCGCGATGATGTAGCCAAGTCGATCAAAGTTCTGGAGGAAAATATATGATGGTTACAAAGAGAATCGCCACCCGGCCCGCTTGTTCGAGAAGGCAGGCGCCATCGATCGTCCATCCGATTAATCAATCAGGCAGATATATGTCACTGCTTTTGGCGACGTCGT encodes:
- the LOC4345787 gene encoding glutamate decarboxylase isoform X1, whose amino-acid sequence is MVVSVAATDSDTAQPVQYSTFFASRYVRDPLPRFRMPEQSIPREAAYQIINDELMLDGNPRLNLASFVTTWMEPECDKLIMDSVNKNYVDMDEYPVTTELQNRCVNMIAHLFNAPIKEDETAIGVGTVGSSEAIMLAGLAFKRKWQNKRKEQGKPCDKPNIVTGANVQVCWEKFARYFEVELKEVKLSEGYYVMDPVKAVEMVDENTICVAAILGSTLTGEFEDVKLLNNLLTEKNKETGWDVPIHVDAASGGFIAPFLYPELEWDFRLPLVKSINVSGHKYGLVYPGVGWVIWRSKEDLPEELIFHINYLGTDQPTFTLNFSKGSSQIIAQYYQLIRLGFEGYKNIMQNCMENTAILREGIEATGRFEILSKEAGVPLVAFSLKDSGRYTVFDISEHLRRFGWIVPAYTMPANAEHVAVLRVVIREDFSRSLAERLVSDIVKILHELDAHSAQVLKISSAIAKQQSGDDGVVTKKSVLETEREIFAYWRDQVKKKQTGIC
- the LOC4345787 gene encoding glutamate decarboxylase 1 isoform X2, which gives rise to MVLSHASSGRDDAVRCTFATRYACETLPRFRMPEQSIPREAAYQIINDELMLDGNPRLNLASFVTTWMEPECDKLIMDSVNKNYVDMDEYPVTTELQNRCVNMIAHLFNAPIKEDETAIGVGTVGSSEAIMLAGLAFKRKWQNKRKEQGKPCDKPNIVTGANVQVCWEKFARYFEVELKEVKLSEGYYVMDPVKAVEMVDENTICVAAILGSTLTGEFEDVKLLNNLLTEKNKETGWDVPIHVDAASGGFIAPFLYPELEWDFRLPLVKSINVSGHKYGLVYPGVGWVIWRSKEDLPEELIFHINYLGTDQPTFTLNFSKGSSQIIAQYYQLIRLGFEGYKNIMQNCMENTAILREGIEATGRFEILSKEAGVPLVAFSLKDSGRYTVFDISEHLRRFGWIVPAYTMPANAEHVAVLRVVIREDFSRSLAERLVSDIVKILHELDAHSAQVLKISSAIAKQQSGDDGVVTKKSVLETEREIFAYWRDQVKKKQTGIC